Proteins found in one Geomonas subterranea genomic segment:
- the nuoF gene encoding NADH-quinone oxidoreductase subunit NuoF encodes MSDNAGIKILICQGTGGISAGAKQVEAEFTRLIAEKGIVAQVGKRCDVVKTGCRGLCANDVLVDVITPELGRITYDFVVPEDVAAILDQHIVNNEVIEKKKAKAYYNTFVDQQMRVVMTGCGQIDPERLDAYLEEDGFKAIEKCVKEMKPAEVIDEVKKSGLRGRGGGGFPTGMKWSFCAASPGNHKYLICNADEGDPGAFMDRSILEGDPYCVIEGMMIAAYAIGCDAGYVYVRAEYPLAIDRLQKALDTCYEKGYLGKNIQGWGFDFDMRIKKGAGAFVCGEETALMASIEGERGMPRPRPPFPAVKGLWGFPTNINNVETFANVRHIINKGSAWYASLGTDTTKGTKIFAVTGKVKHTGLVEVPAGMSVRDVIYQVCGGIANNRKFKAVQAGGPSGGCIPAEVLDTPVDYDSLIKAGAMMGSGGLVVMDETTCMVDVARFFLSFTKMESCGKCVPCRIGLKAMLDILERITEGRGEMADIDTLLEMGATIKKASLCGLGQTAPNPILSTVKYFRHEYEAHIQDKRCPSNSCKELLLWQVVPEKCVKCGACLRACPSNAIKWEKGEVAELIKENCTKCKSCYDACRFMAIE; translated from the coding sequence ATGAGCGATAACGCAGGAATCAAAATACTTATCTGTCAGGGTACCGGCGGCATCTCGGCCGGCGCCAAGCAGGTCGAGGCCGAGTTCACCAGGCTGATCGCCGAGAAGGGGATCGTGGCCCAGGTCGGCAAGCGCTGCGACGTCGTCAAGACCGGCTGCCGCGGCCTGTGCGCCAACGACGTGTTGGTCGACGTCATCACCCCTGAGCTGGGCCGGATCACCTACGACTTCGTGGTACCCGAGGACGTCGCGGCGATCCTCGACCAGCACATCGTCAACAACGAAGTCATCGAGAAGAAAAAGGCCAAGGCCTACTACAACACCTTCGTCGACCAGCAGATGCGCGTGGTCATGACCGGCTGCGGCCAGATCGACCCGGAGCGCCTGGACGCCTACCTCGAGGAGGACGGCTTCAAGGCCATCGAGAAGTGCGTCAAGGAGATGAAGCCGGCCGAGGTCATCGACGAAGTGAAGAAATCCGGGCTTCGTGGCCGTGGGGGCGGGGGCTTCCCGACCGGCATGAAGTGGAGCTTCTGCGCCGCTTCCCCGGGCAATCACAAGTACCTCATCTGCAACGCCGACGAGGGCGACCCGGGCGCGTTCATGGACCGCTCCATCCTCGAAGGCGACCCGTACTGCGTCATCGAGGGGATGATGATCGCGGCCTACGCCATCGGCTGTGACGCAGGCTATGTCTACGTCCGCGCCGAATACCCGCTCGCCATCGACCGTCTCCAGAAGGCGCTCGACACCTGCTACGAGAAGGGGTACCTGGGCAAGAACATCCAGGGTTGGGGCTTCGACTTCGACATGAGGATCAAGAAGGGCGCCGGCGCCTTCGTCTGCGGCGAGGAAACGGCACTCATGGCCTCCATCGAGGGCGAGCGCGGCATGCCGCGTCCCCGTCCGCCGTTCCCGGCGGTCAAGGGTCTCTGGGGCTTCCCGACGAACATCAACAACGTTGAGACCTTCGCCAACGTGCGCCACATCATCAACAAGGGCTCGGCCTGGTACGCAAGTCTCGGCACCGACACCACCAAGGGTACCAAGATCTTCGCGGTCACCGGCAAGGTGAAGCACACCGGCCTCGTCGAGGTTCCCGCCGGTATGTCCGTGCGCGACGTTATCTACCAGGTCTGCGGCGGCATTGCCAACAACCGCAAGTTCAAGGCCGTCCAGGCCGGCGGCCCCTCCGGCGGCTGCATCCCGGCCGAGGTGCTCGACACCCCGGTTGACTACGACTCGCTGATCAAGGCGGGCGCCATGATGGGCTCCGGCGGTCTGGTCGTCATGGACGAGACCACCTGCATGGTCGACGTGGCCCGCTTCTTCCTCTCCTTCACCAAGATGGAGTCCTGCGGCAAGTGCGTTCCCTGCCGTATCGGCCTGAAGGCGATGCTCGACATCCTCGAGCGCATCACCGAAGGTCGCGGCGAGATGGCCGACATCGACACCCTGCTGGAAATGGGCGCCACCATCAAGAAGGCATCCCTGTGCGGTCTGGGCCAGACGGCCCCGAACCCGATCCTCTCCACCGTGAAGTACTTCCGTCACGAGTACGAGGCGCACATCCAGGACAAGCGCTGCCCCTCCAACTCCTGCAAGGAACTGCTCCTTTGGCAGGTGGTCCCCGAGAAGTGCGTCAAGTGCGGCGCCTGCCTCAGGGCCTGCCCATCCAACGCGATCAAGTGGGAGAAGGGCGAGGTCGCCGAGCTGATCAAGGAAAACTGCACCAAGTGCAAGTCCTGCTACGACGCCTGCCGCTTCATGGCCATTGAATAA
- the nuoK gene encoding NADH-quinone oxidoreductase subunit NuoK, translating into MLAIENYLIVSAILFAIGTIGVLTKRNAIVIFMCIEMMLNAVNLTFIAFSRHLGNIDGQVFVFFVMTVAAAEAAVGLALMIAFFKNRESIDVEDVNLLKL; encoded by the coding sequence ATGCTAGCGATCGAAAATTACCTGATAGTTTCGGCCATACTCTTCGCCATCGGGACCATCGGGGTCCTGACCAAGAGGAACGCCATCGTCATCTTCATGTGCATCGAGATGATGCTGAACGCGGTGAACCTGACCTTCATCGCCTTCTCCAGGCACCTGGGCAACATCGACGGACAGGTCTTCGTCTTCTTCGTAATGACCGTGGCCGCCGCCGAGGCGGCAGTCGGTCTCGCGCTGATGATCGCCTTCTTCAAGAACCGCGAGTCCATCGACGTCGAGGACGTCAACCTGCTGAAGCTCTAG
- the nuoL gene encoding NADH-quinone oxidoreductase subunit L, producing the protein MFDLVWLIPLCPLIGSVINGLLGKKIKNETVIGGIAAGSVFASFMVACGILFQLLSLPGEERVIQKTIFTWIQSGTFKADIGFLIDPLSATMLMIVTGIGFLIHLYSIGYMHGEEGFYRYFCYLNLFTFSMLCLVSGNNLLLMFIGWEGVGLCSYLLIGYYFHKKSAGDAGKKAFVMNRVGDFGFLLGLFTLFYYLGTNHNVWTINFVELAKNADLLVPGAVVTTVCLCFFLGATGKSAQIPLYTWLPDAMEGPTPVSALIHAATMVTAGVYMIARMNFIFIKSPTALLVIACVGAATALFAATIGTAQNDIKRVLAYSTVSQLGYMFLAMGVGAFTAGVFHLMTHAFFKACLFLGSGSVIHGMHHALHHEHSEADPQDMRNMGGLRKKMPITFMTFLLATIAIAGIPGFAGFFSKDEILWQAFANPHHHAVNYVLWGAGAVAAGLTAFYMFRLVFMTFFGETRLSEKAFHHLHESPWVITVPLVCLATLSVFGGWIGVPKVLGEVLGEMPNYFEHWLEPVFAYSTHYTEAHGAHGLHSVALEWGLMGTSVLIACGGIGLAYALYIVAPGFPEKFTSTFPALHRAVYNKWYVDEIYDFAFVNPCKALGNFLWKGFDVLVVDGAVNGVAAVVRGFSGILRYVQTGFVHNYAFTMVFGVALIVAVYIFR; encoded by the coding sequence ATGTTTGATTTAGTATGGTTGATCCCACTGTGCCCTCTCATCGGCTCGGTCATCAACGGCCTACTCGGCAAGAAGATAAAGAACGAGACGGTCATCGGCGGTATCGCCGCCGGTAGCGTGTTCGCCTCCTTCATGGTCGCCTGCGGGATCCTGTTCCAGCTCCTGAGTCTGCCGGGCGAGGAACGGGTGATCCAGAAGACCATCTTCACCTGGATCCAGTCCGGTACCTTCAAGGCCGACATCGGCTTCCTGATCGACCCGCTGTCCGCAACCATGCTGATGATCGTAACGGGGATCGGTTTCCTGATCCACCTCTACTCCATCGGCTACATGCACGGTGAGGAAGGGTTCTACCGCTACTTCTGCTACCTGAACCTGTTTACCTTCTCCATGCTCTGCCTGGTGTCGGGCAACAACCTGCTCCTCATGTTCATCGGCTGGGAAGGCGTGGGTCTCTGCTCCTACCTGCTGATCGGCTACTACTTCCACAAGAAGAGCGCCGGCGACGCGGGCAAGAAGGCGTTCGTGATGAACAGGGTCGGCGACTTCGGTTTCCTGCTCGGTCTCTTCACCCTCTTCTACTACCTGGGCACCAACCACAACGTCTGGACCATCAACTTCGTGGAGCTCGCCAAGAACGCCGACCTCCTGGTCCCGGGTGCCGTGGTTACCACCGTCTGTCTCTGCTTCTTCCTGGGCGCCACCGGTAAGTCTGCCCAGATCCCGCTGTACACCTGGCTGCCGGACGCGATGGAAGGCCCGACTCCGGTCTCCGCGCTCATCCACGCCGCCACCATGGTTACCGCCGGCGTCTACATGATCGCCCGCATGAACTTCATCTTCATCAAGAGCCCGACCGCGCTGCTCGTCATCGCCTGCGTCGGCGCCGCCACCGCGCTCTTCGCGGCGACCATCGGCACCGCCCAGAACGACATCAAGCGCGTCCTCGCGTACTCCACGGTTTCCCAGCTCGGCTACATGTTCCTGGCCATGGGCGTTGGCGCCTTCACCGCCGGCGTGTTCCACCTGATGACCCACGCCTTCTTCAAGGCCTGCCTGTTCCTTGGTTCCGGCTCCGTCATCCACGGCATGCACCACGCGCTGCACCACGAGCACTCCGAAGCTGACCCGCAGGACATGAGGAACATGGGCGGCCTTCGCAAGAAGATGCCGATCACCTTCATGACCTTCCTCCTGGCCACCATCGCCATCGCCGGTATCCCGGGCTTCGCGGGCTTCTTCTCCAAGGACGAGATCCTCTGGCAGGCCTTTGCCAACCCGCATCACCACGCCGTCAACTACGTCCTCTGGGGCGCAGGCGCCGTGGCTGCAGGCCTCACCGCCTTCTACATGTTCCGCCTGGTCTTCATGACCTTCTTCGGTGAGACCCGTCTCTCCGAGAAAGCCTTCCACCACCTGCACGAGTCCCCGTGGGTCATCACCGTGCCGCTGGTCTGCCTCGCCACCCTGTCCGTCTTCGGCGGCTGGATTGGCGTGCCCAAAGTGCTCGGCGAAGTGCTGGGCGAAATGCCGAACTACTTCGAGCACTGGCTTGAGCCGGTCTTCGCGTACTCGACCCACTACACCGAGGCGCACGGCGCGCACGGTCTCCACTCCGTCGCTCTGGAGTGGGGCCTCATGGGCACCTCCGTCCTGATCGCCTGCGGCGGTATCGGCCTCGCTTACGCGCTCTACATCGTAGCCCCGGGTTTCCCCGAGAAGTTCACCTCGACCTTCCCGGCGCTGCACCGCGCGGTCTACAACAAGTGGTACGTCGACGAGATCTACGACTTCGCTTTCGTCAACCCCTGCAAGGCTCTCGGCAACTTCCTCTGGAAAGGGTTCGACGTCCTGGTGGTCGACGGCGCTGTCAACGGCGTGGCAGCGGTAGTCCGCGGCTTCTCCGGCATCCTGCGCTATGTGCAGACCGGCTTCGTTCACAACTACGCCTTCACCATGGTGTTCGGCGTGGCCCTGATCGTTGCGGTGTACATCTTCCGCTAA
- the nuoI gene encoding NADH-quinone oxidoreductase subunit NuoI encodes MIMPLIKGLQITISHMFKKPVTLQYPTERPDVKPGFRGLHALNVSHDKAKCVACYLCPTVCPAKCITVEAGEDANHDKYAAKYEIDMLRCIFCGYCVEACPVDAIRMTEQFELANYSRADFTYTKDRLLEKK; translated from the coding sequence ATGATAATGCCGCTCATCAAAGGTCTTCAGATCACCATTTCACATATGTTCAAGAAGCCGGTCACCCTGCAGTACCCGACCGAGCGTCCTGACGTCAAGCCTGGTTTCCGCGGACTGCACGCGCTGAACGTCTCCCATGACAAGGCGAAGTGCGTTGCGTGCTACCTCTGCCCCACCGTCTGCCCGGCCAAGTGCATCACCGTCGAGGCGGGCGAGGACGCAAACCACGACAAGTATGCTGCCAAATACGAAATCGACATGCTGCGCTGCATCTTCTGCGGCTACTGTGTGGAAGCGTGCCCGGTTGACGCGATCCGGATGACGGAACAGTTCGAACTCGCCAACTACTCGCGCGCCGACTTCACCTACACCAAAGACAGACTCTTAGAAAAGAAATAA
- the nuoH gene encoding NADH-quinone oxidoreductase subunit NuoH encodes MDTLILGLPVAYYIAMVAKVLVAFVFVLLTVAYATYAERKIIGHMQVRLGPMRTGWHGLLQPIADGVKLFFKEEIVPSQASKFAFLIAPLVALIPAFISFAVIPFGDNVTIGGYTVPLQIAAYYDQAGKQVFDVNVGVLYILAMASLGVYGIVLAGWASNSKYSLLGGLRSAAQMISYELAAGLAIISVFMLSESLSLHKIVADQAGGAWYAFKQPLAFVIFFICSLAEINRTPFDLPEAETELVSGFCTEYSSMKYAMFFMAEYANMITVCAVTTTLFLGGWHGPAFLPGWFWFIAKVYFLIFVCMWVRATYPRYRYDQLMRLGWKVFLPLTLVNVMATGLWVMFINK; translated from the coding sequence ATGGATACGCTAATCTTAGGACTGCCGGTCGCGTACTACATAGCCATGGTTGCCAAAGTGCTCGTAGCTTTCGTCTTCGTGCTCCTTACCGTGGCCTACGCCACCTACGCGGAGCGCAAGATCATCGGGCACATGCAGGTGCGTCTGGGTCCCATGAGGACCGGCTGGCACGGCCTGCTGCAGCCGATCGCGGACGGCGTCAAGCTGTTCTTCAAAGAGGAGATCGTTCCATCCCAGGCGAGCAAGTTCGCCTTCCTGATCGCTCCCCTCGTCGCCCTGATCCCGGCGTTCATCTCCTTCGCGGTCATCCCCTTCGGTGACAACGTGACCATCGGGGGGTACACGGTACCGCTGCAGATCGCGGCGTACTACGACCAGGCCGGCAAGCAGGTCTTCGACGTCAACGTCGGCGTCCTCTACATCCTGGCCATGGCCTCCCTGGGCGTCTACGGCATCGTGCTCGCCGGCTGGGCCTCCAACTCCAAGTACTCGCTCCTTGGGGGGCTCCGCTCCGCGGCGCAGATGATCTCCTACGAGCTCGCCGCCGGCCTCGCCATCATCTCGGTCTTCATGCTCTCCGAGAGCCTCTCCCTGCACAAGATCGTAGCCGATCAGGCAGGTGGCGCCTGGTACGCCTTCAAGCAGCCGCTGGCCTTCGTGATCTTCTTCATCTGCTCGCTGGCCGAGATCAACAGGACCCCGTTCGACCTTCCCGAGGCGGAGACGGAGCTGGTCTCCGGTTTCTGCACCGAGTACTCCTCCATGAAGTACGCGATGTTCTTCATGGCGGAATACGCCAACATGATCACCGTCTGCGCCGTCACCACCACCCTGTTCCTGGGGGGCTGGCACGGCCCGGCGTTCCTCCCCGGCTGGTTCTGGTTCATCGCCAAGGTGTACTTCCTGATCTTCGTCTGCATGTGGGTCAGGGCCACCTACCCGCGTTACCGCTACGACCAGCTGATGCGTCTCGGGTGGAAGGTGTTCCTGCCGCTCACCCTGGTCAACGTGATGGCAACCGGCCTCTGGGTCATGTTCATCAACAAGTAG
- a CDS encoding molybdopterin-dependent oxidoreductase, with product MVNLTIDGKQVAVEKDATIYDAAKACGIKIPILCHDKKLHPFGGCRMCLVEVEQMKGRLIPSCTTPVTEGMIVQTTTDEIVKARKLVLELLLLKHPIDCPVCDAAGDCDLQNLTYEYKVNMNRFVDEKFNHEIDYENPLIERDMNRCIHCGKCARICDEIVSYGAYTFINRGIEAKMGTEFDGPLNCEFCGSCVSVCPVGALNSRPFKFKARWWALQKTKSVCSYCGTGCQLTLGSKDGKVLTTIYDENQGFHNGQLCTRGRFGYQFVNSDKRLTAPLIRKNGKLQEATWEEALAEVTSRLSAGKSDPASVAALATPRLTNEELFLFEKLFRGTVGTDNIDHSAGFAHEALTKGAVASFGVAASPAEIADVQKSKLLLVVKSDAYETHPVIGFEINLGVKRKGIALRIVSDKKGKLTRLPGAKTTVHAPGSEVALFNALCKSVIDQGLAVEGVAGLDALKAAVADASAEKAGVTAEEIAALAKDFASAEKALIILPIGQGYPGHNAALANAAANLAILTGQVGKEGAGLLIMGEKNNSQGAVDMGIYPKGTGLNAAAILDGCANGNVKTLFVAGENPVVSYPNRKKVEKALENVEFMVVSDLFLTETAAMADVVLPACSFAEKSGTFTSLGRRVQNVRKAIPAVGLAKSDFEILNAISQALGGAGYNNQGEVFTEIAATVPAYKGLTQACLKDEGAVYPVALSAKLVPVAAKAAAPAAGKLALVTGSALYHCGTMSRFGEGPMYVCPDAYAELNVADAAALKIGEGDQVTVTSGTGAVQVAVKVGKRVPQGVVFSPYHFGEGSVNTITDGSEVTYVTVAKK from the coding sequence ATGGTAAATCTTACGATAGACGGAAAACAGGTTGCGGTAGAAAAGGACGCCACCATTTACGACGCCGCCAAGGCTTGTGGCATCAAGATACCGATCCTTTGCCATGACAAGAAACTGCATCCGTTCGGTGGCTGCCGCATGTGCCTGGTCGAGGTCGAGCAGATGAAGGGACGCTTGATCCCCTCCTGCACCACCCCGGTCACCGAGGGGATGATCGTGCAGACCACCACCGACGAGATCGTCAAGGCCAGGAAGCTGGTGCTGGAGCTTCTGCTCCTCAAGCACCCGATCGACTGCCCGGTCTGCGACGCCGCCGGCGACTGCGACCTGCAGAACCTCACCTACGAGTACAAGGTGAACATGAACCGGTTCGTGGATGAGAAGTTCAACCACGAGATCGACTACGAGAACCCGCTCATCGAGCGCGACATGAACCGCTGCATCCACTGCGGCAAGTGCGCGAGGATCTGCGACGAGATCGTTTCCTACGGTGCCTACACCTTCATCAACCGCGGTATCGAGGCGAAGATGGGTACCGAGTTCGACGGCCCCCTGAACTGCGAGTTCTGCGGTTCCTGCGTCTCGGTCTGCCCGGTCGGCGCCCTCAACTCCCGTCCCTTCAAGTTCAAGGCTCGCTGGTGGGCGCTGCAGAAGACCAAGAGCGTATGCTCCTACTGCGGCACCGGCTGCCAGCTGACCCTGGGCTCCAAGGACGGCAAGGTGCTCACCACCATCTACGACGAGAACCAGGGCTTCCATAACGGCCAGCTCTGCACCCGCGGCCGCTTCGGCTACCAGTTCGTCAACTCCGACAAGCGCCTCACCGCCCCGCTCATCCGCAAGAACGGCAAGCTCCAGGAAGCCACCTGGGAAGAGGCACTCGCCGAAGTGACCTCCAGGCTTTCCGCCGGCAAGAGCGACCCGGCTTCGGTGGCGGCCCTCGCCACCCCGCGCCTGACCAACGAGGAGCTCTTCCTGTTCGAGAAGCTCTTCCGCGGCACCGTCGGCACCGACAACATCGATCACTCCGCCGGCTTCGCCCACGAGGCGCTGACCAAGGGTGCCGTCGCCTCCTTCGGAGTGGCCGCATCCCCGGCCGAGATCGCCGACGTGCAGAAATCCAAACTCCTCCTCGTGGTCAAGAGCGACGCCTACGAGACCCACCCGGTCATCGGCTTCGAGATCAACCTCGGCGTGAAGAGGAAAGGGATCGCCCTCAGGATCGTCTCCGACAAGAAAGGTAAGCTGACCCGCCTGCCGGGCGCCAAGACCACCGTCCACGCGCCGGGAAGCGAAGTCGCCCTCTTCAACGCCCTCTGCAAGTCGGTCATCGACCAGGGGCTGGCAGTGGAAGGCGTGGCCGGACTCGACGCACTGAAGGCAGCCGTCGCCGACGCCTCCGCCGAGAAGGCTGGGGTTACCGCAGAAGAGATCGCCGCTCTCGCCAAGGATTTCGCCTCTGCCGAGAAGGCGCTCATCATCCTCCCGATCGGCCAGGGCTACCCCGGCCACAACGCGGCGCTAGCCAACGCGGCAGCGAACCTCGCCATCCTCACCGGCCAGGTCGGCAAGGAAGGCGCCGGTCTCCTGATCATGGGGGAGAAGAACAACAGCCAGGGCGCCGTGGACATGGGGATCTACCCGAAAGGGACCGGCCTCAACGCCGCCGCCATCCTGGACGGCTGCGCGAACGGCAACGTGAAGACCCTGTTCGTCGCCGGTGAGAACCCGGTGGTCTCCTACCCGAACCGCAAGAAGGTCGAGAAGGCCCTCGAGAACGTCGAGTTCATGGTGGTCTCCGATCTCTTCCTGACCGAGACCGCTGCAATGGCCGACGTGGTCCTCCCCGCCTGCTCCTTCGCCGAGAAGAGCGGCACCTTCACCTCGCTGGGCCGCAGGGTCCAGAACGTGAGGAAGGCGATTCCCGCTGTGGGGCTCGCCAAGAGCGACTTCGAGATCCTGAACGCCATCTCCCAGGCTCTGGGCGGCGCTGGCTACAACAACCAGGGGGAGGTCTTCACCGAGATCGCCGCCACCGTCCCGGCCTACAAGGGGCTCACCCAGGCCTGCCTCAAGGACGAGGGTGCGGTCTACCCGGTGGCGCTTTCCGCCAAGCTGGTCCCGGTCGCAGCCAAGGCCGCCGCACCGGCCGCCGGCAAGCTGGCCCTGGTCACCGGCAGCGCGCTCTACCACTGCGGCACCATGAGCCGCTTCGGCGAAGGCCCCATGTACGTCTGCCCGGATGCCTACGCCGAACTGAACGTCGCCGATGCGGCTGCCCTGAAGATCGGCGAAGGGGACCAGGTCACCGTGACCTCCGGCACCGGCGCGGTGCAGGTCGCCGTCAAGGTCGGCAAGAGGGTGCCCCAGGGCGTGGTCTTCTCCCCGTACCACTTCGGTGAGGGAAGCGTCAACACCATCACCGACGGTTCGGAAGTCACCTACGTCACCGTCGCGAAGAAATAA
- the nuoD gene encoding NADH dehydrogenase (quinone) subunit D has translation MASEIMTLNMGPQHPSTHGVLRLVVELDGEVIQKITPHIGYLHRGIEKLSEHRTYHQTLPLTDRMDYLAPMHNNLGYVLAVEKLLGIDVPERAKLVRVMMAELTRLKSHLVWIACHALDIGAMTVFLYAFRERELVMDLYEMVSGARMTSNYFRVGGLSRDLPAGFEQKVQEIVDTFPGHFDTYEGLLTKNTIWLQRTIGNGVISAEDAIDFGISGPALRGSGVDFDLRRDLPYSGYENFEFKVPVGENCDTFDRYKVRLVEMRESVKIIDQALKKLKPGPILADAPQVCYPPKESVYNSIEGLIHHFKIASEGFPVPEGEVYMAVENPKGELGYYIVSDGGNMPYRMRVRPPSFVNLGAIEKMAKGSMLADLVAIIGTLDIVLGEIDR, from the coding sequence ATGGCTAGCGAAATAATGACTTTGAACATGGGGCCCCAGCACCCCAGTACCCACGGCGTTCTCAGGCTCGTAGTAGAGCTGGACGGCGAGGTGATACAGAAGATCACCCCTCACATCGGCTACCTGCACCGGGGCATCGAGAAGCTCTCCGAGCACCGCACCTACCACCAGACCCTGCCCCTCACGGACCGCATGGACTACCTGGCCCCGATGCACAACAACCTGGGCTACGTGCTGGCCGTCGAGAAGCTCCTGGGGATCGACGTCCCCGAGCGCGCGAAACTGGTGCGCGTGATGATGGCCGAGCTCACCCGTCTTAAGAGCCACCTGGTCTGGATCGCCTGCCACGCCCTCGACATCGGCGCCATGACCGTGTTCCTCTACGCCTTCCGCGAGCGCGAGCTGGTGATGGACCTCTACGAGATGGTCTCCGGCGCCAGGATGACCTCCAACTACTTCCGCGTGGGCGGCCTCTCCCGTGACCTCCCGGCCGGCTTCGAGCAGAAGGTCCAGGAGATCGTCGACACCTTCCCGGGTCACTTCGACACCTACGAGGGGCTCCTCACCAAGAACACCATCTGGCTGCAGAGGACCATCGGCAACGGCGTCATCTCCGCCGAGGACGCCATCGACTTCGGCATCTCCGGCCCGGCCCTCAGGGGCTCCGGCGTCGACTTCGACCTCCGTCGCGACCTCCCCTATTCCGGCTACGAGAACTTTGAGTTCAAGGTACCGGTCGGCGAGAACTGCGACACCTTCGACCGCTACAAGGTCCGTCTGGTCGAGATGCGCGAGTCGGTGAAGATCATCGACCAGGCCCTGAAGAAGCTGAAGCCCGGACCGATCCTGGCCGACGCGCCGCAGGTCTGCTACCCGCCGAAGGAGAGCGTGTACAACTCCATCGAGGGTCTCATCCACCACTTCAAGATCGCTTCCGAGGGCTTCCCCGTCCCCGAGGGCGAGGTTTACATGGCAGTCGAGAACCCGAAAGGGGAGCTCGGCTACTACATCGTGTCGGACGGCGGCAACATGCCGTACCGCATGAGGGTCCGCCCGCCGTCATTCGTGAACCTGGGCGCCATCGAGAAGATGGCCAAGGGCTCCATGCTGGCCGACCTGGTTGCCATCATCGGAACGCTGGACATCGTACTTGGCGAAATCGACCGTTAG
- a CDS encoding NADH-quinone oxidoreductase subunit J encodes MESIFFLVVAAVAVISSILVVTCKNPINSALSLVMTFFCLATFYVMLDAPFMAATQVIVYAGAIMVLIIFVIMLLNVRVETVKRGTHAVIAGSAIGLFVLFQTIWFLMKGSMTGKVGDMTKEQIVSVGHVELIGKALFTDFLLPFEITSVLLLAAIVGAVILAKKKI; translated from the coding sequence ATGGAATCGATCTTCTTTCTCGTCGTGGCTGCGGTGGCCGTTATTTCCAGCATACTCGTGGTCACCTGCAAAAACCCGATCAACAGCGCGCTGTCGCTGGTGATGACCTTCTTCTGCCTGGCGACCTTCTACGTCATGCTGGACGCCCCCTTCATGGCGGCCACCCAGGTGATCGTGTACGCAGGCGCCATCATGGTCCTGATCATCTTCGTGATCATGCTCCTGAACGTGAGGGTTGAGACCGTGAAGCGCGGCACCCACGCGGTGATCGCCGGAAGCGCCATCGGCCTGTTCGTTCTCTTCCAGACCATCTGGTTCCTCATGAAGGGTTCCATGACCGGCAAGGTGGGCGACATGACCAAGGAGCAGATCGTGAGTGTCGGCCACGTCGAGTTGATCGGCAAGGCGCTCTTCACCGACTTCCTGCTGCCGTTCGAGATCACCTCGGTGCTGCTTCTGGCCGCGATCGTCGGCGCAGTCATCCTGGCCAAAAAGAAAATTTAA
- the nuoE gene encoding NADH-quinone oxidoreductase subunit NuoE codes for MSNAPAEEIPAEEIDLTEANEIIDKYLTLPGNLMPVLQGIQDAYGFVPKPTIDLVAERLNVYPSQIYGVLTFYAQFHLKPRGKFIIRVCVGTACHVQGAERITETFFGRLGIGHAETTEDLRYTFEKVACLGACGMAPLAMVNDDTYGKMTVQKVDEIIETYNARPMK; via the coding sequence ATGTCTAACGCTCCAGCCGAAGAAATTCCGGCCGAAGAAATCGATCTGACCGAGGCCAACGAAATCATCGACAAGTACCTCACGCTGCCGGGCAACCTCATGCCGGTTCTGCAGGGGATCCAGGACGCTTACGGGTTCGTCCCGAAGCCGACCATCGACCTGGTCGCCGAGCGGCTGAACGTCTACCCGAGCCAGATCTACGGCGTGCTCACCTTCTACGCCCAGTTCCACCTGAAGCCGCGTGGCAAGTTCATCATCAGGGTCTGCGTCGGCACCGCCTGCCACGTGCAGGGGGCCGAGCGCATCACCGAGACCTTCTTCGGGCGCCTCGGCATCGGGCACGCGGAGACCACCGAGGACCTGCGCTACACCTTCGAGAAGGTGGCGTGCCTGGGTGCCTGTGGCATGGCTCCTTTGGCCATGGTGAACGACGACACCTACGGCAAGATGACGGTCCAGAAGGTGGACGAGATCATTGAAACCTACAACGCGCGGCCGATGAAGTAG